In one window of Myxocyprinus asiaticus isolate MX2 ecotype Aquarium Trade chromosome 43, UBuf_Myxa_2, whole genome shotgun sequence DNA:
- the LOC127433977 gene encoding C3a anaphylatoxin chemotactic receptor-like, giving the protein MGNQYLEVFLSVLGSVSLEQSARVPGNVFVVYIAGMKMKRTVNTIWFLDLAIADLLCCFSTLYYIIRYFNDHWPFGSVMCKIHPLVMVVTMFASVFILSLISLDRFIQVITPVWAKTSQSHRSLLLARLSCVVAWVLAIALNVPFVILRRTFIYNNNTYCLVVGHNDFKIFGMLCVIKFVFGFLIPLICITTCYGFIARKLGRSRFHSGRAFRIMSAVIVAFFLC; this is encoded by the exons ATGGGGAATCAGTATTTAGAGGTCTTCCTGTCAGTTCTTGGATCAGTATCACTTGAGCAGTCAGCAAG AGTTCCTGGAAATGTCTTTGTTGTGTACATCGCTGGAATGAAGATGAAGAGGACCGTTAATACGATATGGTTCCTTGATCTAGCGATTGCAGACCTCCTGTGCTGCTTTTCCACATTGTACTATATAATACGGTACTTTAATGATCACTGGCCATTTGGATCTGTCATGTGCAAGATTCATCCATTGGTTATGGTTGTCACCATGTTTGCCAGTGTCTTCATCTTGAGTTTGATTAGTCTAGATCGGTTTATCCAGGTGATCACTCCAGTTTGGGCTAAAACATCGCAGTCGCATCGCAGTCTGTTGCTTGCACGACTGTCCTGTGTAGTGGCCTGGGTCCTGGCTATAGCTCTTAATGTGCCCTTTGTGATATTAAGAAGAACCTTTATATATAATAACAACACATACTGCCTAGTTGTTGGTcataatgactttaaaatattTGGCATGTTATGTGTTATTAAATTTGTGTTTGGTTTTTTGATTCCTCTCATATGCATCACGACATGTTATGGATTCATCGCACGAAAGTTAGGCAGGAGTCGTTTTCACTCTGGACGAGCGTTTCGCATCATGTCAGCTGTTATTGTGGCCTTTTTTCTGTGTTGA